Proteins encoded by one window of Salvia splendens isolate huo1 chromosome 14, SspV2, whole genome shotgun sequence:
- the LOC121763771 gene encoding UDP-glucuronate 4-epimerase 3-like, with translation MKHNESPSTPGKFKMEKPPYNRLRLQSSIAKLAFWSLVFLGMMFVFFYRSPSSSNPAPSDRSRRSLTSSYAGPSFEKRVRQSAKPRSKNGMSVLVTGAAGFVGTHVSAALKRRGDGVLGLDNFNSYYDPSLKRARQAMLERSGVYIVEGDINDGALLAKLFDIVPFTHVMHLAAQAGVRFAMKNPNSYVHSNIAGLVSMLEFCKNANPQPALVWASSSSVYGLNTKVPFSERDRTDQPASLYAATKKAGEEIAHTYNHIYGLSLTALRFFTVYGPWGRPDMAYFFFTKDILKGKSIPIFEAPNHGTVARDFTYIEDIVKGCLAALDTAEKSTGSGGKKKGKAQLRVYNLGNTSPVPVGDLVSILEKLLKVKAKRLVMKLPRNGDVPFTHANISLAETELGYKPTTDLRTGLKKFVQWYLSYYVDGKKSSH, from the coding sequence ATGAAGCACAATGAGAGCCCATCAACCCCTGGGAAATTCAAGATGGAGAAGCCTCCTTACAATCGACTGCGGCTGCAATCTTCAATAGCTAAGCTCGCTTTTTGGTCTTTAGTATTTCTTGGAATGATGTTCGTATTCTTTTATAGATCACCGTCTTCATCAAACCCAGCCCCCTCAGATCGTTCTAGAAGGTCCCTTACTAGCTCATATGCAGGCCCTAGTTTCGAGAAAAGGGTTAGGCAATCTGCTAAACCTAGGTCAAAAAATGGTATGTCTGTGTTGGTCACAGGGGCTGCTGGTTTTGTAGGCACTCACGTCTCCGCCGCCCTTAAGAGGCGAGGCGATGGCGTTTTGGGGCTCGATAATTTCAATAGCTACTATGATCCTTCGCTCAAGAGGGCGAGGCAGGCGATGCTGGAGCGAAGTGGGGTGTACATTGTGGAGGGGGATATCAATGATGGTGCATTGTTAGCTAAGCTGTTCGATATCGTGCCTTTCACTCATGTTATGCATCTGGCAGCGCAGGCTGGCGTGCGTTTTGCTATGAAGAATCCTAACTCGTATGTGCACAGCAACATTGCTGGCCTTGTTAGTATGCTCGAGTTTTGCAAGAATGCGAATCCTCAGCCTGCGCTAGTTTGGGCATCGAGTAGTTCCGTGTATGGACTGAACACGAAGGTGCCCTTTTCCGAGAGGGATAGGACTGATCAGCCTGCTAGTTTGTATGCAGCTACTAAGAAGGCCGGTGAGGAGATTGCACACACGTATAACCACATATATGGGCTTTCGCTGACAGCGTTGAGGTTTTTCACGGTTTATGGACCTTGGGGCAGGCCAGACATGGCTTACTTCTTCTTTACAAAGGATATCTTGAAAGGGAAGTCTATTCCGATCTTTGAGGCGCCTAATCATGGCACTGTGGCCAGGGATTTCACCTACATTGAGGATATAGTGAAGGGCTGTTTAGCTGCTCTGGATACCGCAGAGAAGAGTACTGGCAGTGGTGGCAAGAAGAAGGGGAAAGCTCAATTGCGCGTTTATAATTTGGGGAACACGTCTCCTGTGCCTGTGGGGGATCTTGTGAGCATTTTGGAGAAGTTGCTTAAGGTGAAGGCAAAGAGGTTGGTCATGAAGTTGCCAAGGAATGGTGATGTGCCGTTTACACATGCTAACATAAGCTTGGCTGAGACGGAGCTTGGCTATAAGCCCACCACGGATCTGCGAACTGGATTGAAGAAATTTGTTCAATGGTATCTTAGTTACTATGTAGATGGCAAGAAGAGCTCACATTGA
- the LOC121764794 gene encoding auxin-responsive protein SAUR36-like: MAGFSMRRRVASIFRRRASRPHRRRRLCGLIGWGARKLGWRAKAARYGRVERDPMLEKASAVPKGQMAVYVGQSDGEFERILVPVVYFNHPLFGDLLKESENEFGFNQPGGITIPCRISEFERVQTRIKSGHPTRMWKTLKF; encoded by the coding sequence ATGGCAGGCTTCTCGATGAGACGCCGCGTCGCGTCAATTTTCCGGCGGAGAGCATCACGGCCGCACCGCCGCCGGCGCCTCTGCGGGCTGATCGGGTGGGGGGCGCGAAAGCTCGGGTGGAGAGCGAAGGCAGCGCGATACGGGCGGGTGGAGAGGGATCCGATGCTGGAGAAGGCCTCGGCGGTTCCGAAGGGGCAGATGGCGGTGTACGTGGGGCAGAGCGACGGCGAGTTCGAGAGGATTCTGGTGCCGGTGGTGTATTTCAACCACCCGTTGTTTGGGGATTTGTTGAAGGAGTCCGAAAACGAGTTCGGGTTCAATCAGCCGGGCGGGATAACCATACCCTGTCGGATCTCGGAGTTTGAGCGTGTTCAGACCCGGATTAAGTCGGGTCACCCTACCCGGATGTGGAAGACtctcaaattttga
- the LOC121763498 gene encoding Golgi SNAP receptor complex member 1-2-like — protein MDALQESGWEELRKEARKIEGDIDVKLSSYAKLGARFSHGHGGNADAGSPTLGSSRSWKSMEMEIQSLLEKLLDINDSMSRCAASASATTSVTQKLARHRDILHEFTQEFRRIKGNINSMKEHADLLSSVRDDISEYKASGSVSPRMQLLRERAAIHGSISHIDDVINQAQSTRAALGSQRALFGDVQGKVKVLGDKFPVIRGLIGSIRKKRSRDTIILSLVIAACTLFLIIYWLSK, from the exons ATGGACGCGTTGCAGGAATCGGGTTGGGAGGAGCTCCGGaaagaagctcggaagatcgaAGGTGATATCGACGTCAAGCTCTCTTCTTATGCCAAGCTCGGAGCTCGCTTCTCTCATGGTCATGGAG GTAATGCGGATGCTGGTTCGCCAACTCTTGGATCCAGCAGGTCATGGAAGTCTATGGAAATGGAAATTCAGTCATTGCTAGAGAAGCTACTTGATATAAATGACTCAATGAGTCGATGTGCTGCATCTGCTTCAGCTACTACTTCAGTTACTCAAAAGCTTGCTAGACACAGAGACATACTGCACGAATTTACACAG GAATTTAGGCGAATCAAGGGAAATATTAACTCAATGAAGGAACATGCCGATCTTCTTAGTTCTGTTCGAGATGATATCAGTGAATATAAG GCGTCTGGGAGTGTCTCTCCAAGAATGCAATTATTAAGGGAGAGAGCTGCTATACATGGAAGCATATCTCAT ATTGATGATGTTATTAATCAAGCTCAATCGACCAGGGCAGCCCTGGGCTCGCAAAGAGCCCTGTTTGGAGATGTTCAAGGAAAGGTTAAGGTGCTAGGAGACAAATTTCCAGTCATCCGTGGTCTAATAG GTTCAATCAGGAAAAAGCGATCAAGAGACACGATCATCCTATCTCTCGTCATTGCTGCGTGTACGCTTTTTCTTATCATCTACTGGCTCTCAAAGTGA
- the LOC121763236 gene encoding flavin-containing monooxygenase FMO GS-OX5-like, producing the protein MGSTDLPAPPLNVAVIGAGLAGLLAARALKIEGHRVVVHEKSDRLGGTWAYDPRVESDPLSLDPDREIVHSSLYQSLRTNLPRQLMGFSDYPFSTDGDLRTFPGHPEVLRFINEFAAEFRLVELIRFETEVVRVERVDSGNDQWIVESRNREMSSNELFDAVVVCNGHHTIPKLADFPGREKWPGQQIHSHNYRVPDPFENRVVVVIGDGPSAVDISLEIADVAKQVYLSSRSPKVKVTKLDCRDNIWQHSKIDHANENGEVVFEGGAVVHADIILHCTGFMYSFPFLKTEGIVTVEEGRVGPLYKHIFPPKLGPNLSFLGIPYMTVVTQMIEFQAKWVARILSGKVWLPSEEEMETEVRQHYQLMEEKGIPKHYTHALQFELDYLDWLANQVGERVHETTHLLLKRYLKFVMEGGNKWRHREWEPNLM; encoded by the exons ATGGGTTCCACCGATCTCCCCGCGCCACCACTAAACGTGGCCGTGATCGGCGCCGGCTTGGCGGGGCTGTTGGCGGCGCGGGCTCTAAAAATCGAAGGCCACCGCGTCGTAGTCCACGAGAAATCGGACCGACTCGGCGGCACATGGGCCTACGACCCGCGGGTCGAGTCCGACCCGCTGAGCCTCGACCCGGATAGGGAGATCGTGCACAGCAGCTTGTACCAATCGCTGCGCACCAATCTCCCCAGGCAGCTCATGGGCTTCTCGGACTATCCGTTTTCCACTGACGGAGACCTGAGAACCTTTCCGGGTCACCCAGAGGTGCTCCGCTTTATCAACGAGTTCGCCGCCGAGTTCCGACTCGTTGAGTTGATACGGTTCGAAACGGAAGTAGTCCGAGTTGAGCGAGTCGACTCGGGGAACGACCAATGGATCGTCGAGTCGAGGAACCGCGAAATGAGTTCGAACGAGTTGTTTGACGCCGTTGTGGTTTGCAACGGACATCATACTATACCAAAACTAGCTGATTTTCCAG GAAGAGAAAAGTGGCCAGGTCAACAGATCCACAGTCATAATTATAGGGTACCCGACCCATTTGAAAATCGG GTTGTGGTTGTGATTGGCGACGGACCAAGCGCAGTTGATATATCACTTGAAATTGCTGACGTGGCGAAACAAGTATATCTCTCTTCAAGATCGCCCAAAGTAAAAGTGACAAAGTTGGATTGTAGAGATAATATATGGCAACATTCAAAG ATTGATCATGCAAATGAAAATGGAGAAGTTGTTTTCGAAGGTGGTGCTGTCGTTCATGCAGATATCATCCTCCACTGTACTGg GTTTATGTATAGTTTCCCATTCTTAAAGACGGAAGGCATCGTAACTGTGGAAGAAGGTCGTGTTGGCCCCCTTTACAAACATATTTTTCCTCCAAAGCTTGGCCCGAATCTTTCTTTTCTTGGAATCCCATATATG ACCGTTGTAACTCAAATGATAGAATTCCAAGCAAAGTGGGTGGCTCGTATTTTATCCGGCAAGGTTTGGCTTCCATCGGAGGAGGAGATGGAAACGGAGGTGCGACAACACTACCAACTCATGGAGGAGAAAGGGATACCGAAGCACTACACTCATGCACTCCAGTTTGAG TTGGACTACTTGGACTGGCTAGCTAATCAAGTGGGAGAAAGAGTCCATGAAACTACACACTTATTACTGAAAAGATACTTGAAATTCGTTATGGAAGGAGGCAACAAATGGAGGCATAGAGAATGGGAACCTAACTTGATGTAG